The following proteins come from a genomic window of Nautilia profundicola AmH:
- the pth gene encoding aminoacyl-tRNA hydrolase has translation MKLIIGLGNPGEKYKLNRHNIGFLAIDYLINEFNARKISSSFKGELFKASNYMFLKPTTYMNLSGESAVLVKNYYKIDNEDIVVIHDDIDLKLGALKFKRGGSHGGHNGLKSLDQHIGNDYYRVRIGVGRPERKDEVVKYVLSNFTDEEMKCMQSLFPKIKSAIEDIKNAPSKYSQKEC, from the coding sequence ATGAAACTCATAATCGGTCTTGGTAATCCCGGAGAAAAATATAAATTAAACAGACATAATATTGGTTTTTTAGCAATAGATTATTTAATAAATGAGTTTAATGCCAGGAAAATAAGTTCATCATTTAAAGGCGAACTTTTCAAAGCTTCAAATTATATGTTTTTAAAACCCACTACTTATATGAATCTTAGCGGTGAAAGCGCTGTTTTGGTTAAAAACTATTATAAAATAGACAATGAAGATATAGTCGTAATTCATGACGATATAGATTTAAAATTAGGTGCCCTTAAGTTTAAAAGAGGCGGAAGTCATGGCGGACATAACGGACTTAAATCACTTGATCAGCATATAGGCAATGATTACTACAGAGTCAGAATAGGGGTCGGAAGGCCTGAAAGAAAAGACGAAGTAGTTAAATATGTTTTGAGTAATTTTACAGATGAAGAAATGAAATGCATGCAAAGTCTGTTTCCTAAAATAAAAAGTGCGATAGAAGATATAAAAAACGCACCTTCTAAATACTCTCAAAAAGAGTGTTAA
- the pheA gene encoding prephenate dehydratase encodes MEKKLQELRKEIDSIDNEILKLLNKRMEIVKKVGELKNTSNSPVYRPEREKEIIKRLSELSKKEGGILGYEEIEAIFLEIFAISRTLERKERIAFLGPIGTYTHQAAESRFGANAKYLPLLNIEAVFKAIANKEAKYGVVPIENNTEGVVGVTLDSLKKYDVKIVSEICMDIHHSFASYQDDLKNIKRIYSHPQGYNQCLNFLETHGLLDVEFIPTESTAKAAQMAAEDQESGAICSKIAAKLYNVPLLFEKIEDNLANRTRFIIISDFKTQKSGNDKTSVIAKTSHKSGALFELLKKFKEKEINLLKIESRPNKDDTFNTWFYIDFEGHIDDENVKEIIDSEDMLWLGSYLRDC; translated from the coding sequence ATGGAGAAAAAATTACAAGAACTTAGAAAAGAGATAGATTCTATAGATAATGAAATATTGAAACTTTTAAATAAAAGAATGGAAATCGTAAAAAAAGTCGGAGAGCTTAAAAACACAAGCAATTCTCCGGTATATAGACCTGAAAGAGAAAAAGAGATTATTAAAAGGTTGAGTGAACTCAGTAAAAAAGAGGGCGGAATATTAGGATATGAAGAGATCGAAGCTATTTTTCTTGAAATTTTCGCAATAAGCAGGACACTTGAAAGAAAAGAAAGAATAGCTTTTTTGGGACCTATCGGTACTTATACCCATCAGGCTGCTGAGAGCAGGTTCGGTGCTAATGCAAAGTATCTGCCTTTATTGAATATAGAAGCGGTATTTAAAGCGATTGCCAATAAAGAAGCGAAATACGGTGTCGTACCTATTGAAAACAATACAGAAGGAGTTGTGGGCGTAACGCTTGATTCTTTAAAAAAATACGATGTAAAAATAGTATCTGAAATATGTATGGATATACATCATTCCTTTGCCTCATATCAGGATGACTTGAAAAATATTAAAAGAATTTACTCTCATCCTCAGGGATATAACCAGTGTCTAAATTTCCTTGAAACACATGGACTTTTAGATGTGGAGTTCATTCCTACCGAATCAACGGCTAAAGCCGCTCAAATGGCTGCCGAAGATCAGGAAAGCGGCGCGATATGTTCTAAAATTGCGGCAAAATTATATAATGTCCCGCTTTTATTTGAAAAAATAGAAGACAACCTTGCCAACAGAACGAGATTTATTATCATAAGCGATTTTAAAACCCAAAAATCAGGAAACGACAAAACAAGCGTAATAGCGAAAACATCTCATAAATCGGGTGCGCTTTTTGAACTACTTAAAAAATTCAAAGAAAAAGAGATTAATCTTTTAAAAATCGAGAGTAGACCGAATAAAGACGATACGTTTAATACATGGTTTTATATAGATTTTGAAGGCCACATTGATGATGAAAACGTAAAAGAAATTATAGATTCGGAAGATATGCTGTGGCTCGGTTCTTATCTTAGAGACTGTTAA
- a CDS encoding transaldolase, with protein sequence MSTSIWVDYLDREFLDTTFKEWVNSGLVNGLTSNPAIFANALKKDVYKEDFENLKGKSSKEIYEEIAVKDIQKACDILEPLYDEGNDGYASIEVDPRLINDTKGTIDEALRLVDKIERDNLMIKIPANEAGVKAMEELAKRGININATLVFSPNQAMQAAEAIAKGPRTIDGVISVFVSRFDRKLNPVLKEKNLAQDRVGFFNAIKIYNQIEEMGMPNIRTLFASTGVKQDYLPADYYVENLYLPHSVLTLPLDVIEAIKDKEIEESFHFQTKHIDGFFSFLTPAGINMQKVYQELFDEGVEAFEKAFEEMLNSIKG encoded by the coding sequence ATGAGTACGAGTATATGGGTTGATTATTTAGACAGGGAATTTTTAGACACTACATTTAAAGAATGGGTTAACAGCGGACTTGTTAACGGTCTTACGAGTAATCCGGCTATTTTTGCAAATGCGCTTAAAAAAGATGTATATAAAGAAGATTTTGAAAATCTTAAAGGAAAATCAAGTAAAGAGATTTATGAAGAAATTGCCGTAAAAGACATACAAAAAGCATGCGATATTTTAGAACCTTTATATGATGAAGGAAATGACGGTTATGCAAGTATCGAGGTTGATCCGAGACTGATTAACGATACAAAAGGTACGATTGACGAAGCTTTAAGGCTTGTAGATAAAATCGAAAGAGACAACCTAATGATTAAAATTCCTGCTAACGAAGCAGGTGTTAAAGCTATGGAAGAGCTTGCAAAAAGAGGAATAAATATTAACGCAACTCTTGTGTTCTCTCCAAATCAAGCCATGCAGGCAGCTGAAGCGATTGCAAAAGGACCAAGAACAATTGATGGTGTTATTTCAGTATTTGTAAGCAGGTTTGACAGAAAACTAAATCCCGTACTCAAAGAAAAAAACTTAGCGCAAGACAGAGTAGGGTTTTTCAATGCAATTAAAATATATAATCAAATAGAAGAAATGGGAATGCCAAACATCAGAACGCTTTTTGCATCAACTGGGGTTAAGCAAGATTATCTTCCTGCCGATTATTATGTTGAAAATCTTTATTTGCCGCATAGTGTGTTGACGTTACCGTTGGATGTTATAGAAGCTATTAAAGATAAAGAAATTGAAGAAAGCTTTCATTTTCAGACAAAACATATTGATGGTTTCTTTAGCTTTTTAACACCGGCGGGAATAAATATGCAAAAAGTATATCAAGAGCTGTTTGATGAAGGGGTGGAAGCATTTGAAAAAGCATTTGAAGAGATGCTAAATTCTATTAAGGGCTGA
- a CDS encoding HAD-IIA family hydrolase, whose amino-acid sequence MKGFFIDVQGTLIDDKDFLPLPGSIKFLDFLNKNDLPYILITNNTKRPSEEFQSYLKNLGFDFKNYIDPLMVLDEILASKKIAAYGSEKFLNVLKSKGFTLDYENPESVLLGIKLYSNDEFSQIIEFLLNGAELVGMHKTSLYSHNSKRYPGLGAILEMLKYATDKDYVTVGKPSTSFFDRAKSILGLNYDKITIISDDLKGDLIPAKKLGMQTVLVLSGKIKDKKEITQKPDFVFENIKELLNYWRKNGEKITRT is encoded by the coding sequence ATGAAGGGATTTTTTATTGACGTTCAGGGAACGCTTATCGATGATAAAGACTTCCTTCCGCTTCCCGGAAGCATTAAGTTTTTGGATTTTCTTAACAAAAACGACTTACCTTATATTTTAATTACCAACAATACTAAAAGACCTTCTGAGGAATTTCAGTCTTATTTAAAAAATTTAGGTTTTGATTTTAAAAACTATATTGATCCACTTATGGTTTTGGATGAAATTCTTGCAAGTAAAAAAATCGCGGCATACGGGAGTGAAAAGTTTTTGAATGTATTAAAATCAAAAGGCTTTACTCTTGATTATGAAAATCCCGAGAGTGTACTGCTCGGGATAAAACTGTACAGTAACGACGAATTTTCACAAATAATCGAATTTTTATTAAACGGTGCCGAACTTGTAGGAATGCATAAAACTTCTCTTTATTCACATAATTCCAAAAGATACCCGGGTCTTGGAGCCATACTTGAAATGCTTAAATACGCTACGGATAAAGATTATGTAACTGTAGGTAAACCGAGTACTTCTTTTTTTGACAGAGCTAAATCCATATTGGGATTAAATTATGATAAAATTACTATTATTAGCGATGATTTAAAAGGTGATTTAATTCCCGCAAAAAAGCTTGGAATGCAAACGGTACTCGTATTAAGCGGTAAAATCAAAGATAAAAAAGAAATAACTCAAAAGCCGGATTTTGTTTTCGAAAACATCAAAGAGCTATTAAACTATTGGAGAAAGAATGGAGAAAAAATTACAAGAACTTAG
- a CDS encoding type IV pilus twitching motility protein PilT, which produces MTKEELNKYLYALIKYDGSDLHVKAGNGIKARVQGKLVTMESPFLKREDVVELLKIILRGRFEELVKNKEIDFNYKLNEDYRFRGNAFFQIDGPSVVFRVIPSKIPTIESLKFPPILHKFAETERGLVLVTGVTGSGKSTTLAAMINEINEKRSKHIITIEDPVEFVHKDKKCLINQRSLGEDTLSFSRALRAALREDPDIILVGEMRDRETIEIALHAAETGHLVFSTLHTLDAKETINRIIGVFPVEEQDRIRMVLGSVLEGVISQRLVPTVEGKRTAAMEILIKTPRIKDLILQKRDNELKDVIEEGKKTYGTQSFDQHLVDLVIEGRVKEDVALDYATSRDDFILKLKKAKLESGIEVVEESKIGLKDS; this is translated from the coding sequence ATGACAAAAGAAGAATTAAATAAATATCTTTACGCATTAATTAAATATGACGGGAGTGATTTACACGTAAAAGCCGGTAACGGTATTAAAGCGAGGGTTCAGGGTAAACTCGTAACAATGGAATCTCCCTTTTTAAAAAGGGAAGATGTTGTAGAGCTTTTAAAAATAATTTTAAGAGGTAGGTTTGAAGAACTTGTTAAAAATAAGGAAATCGATTTTAACTATAAACTTAACGAAGACTACAGATTCAGAGGAAATGCGTTTTTCCAAATTGACGGTCCTTCTGTGGTGTTCAGGGTTATTCCAAGTAAAATTCCAACAATCGAAAGCTTAAAATTTCCACCTATTTTACATAAATTTGCGGAAACAGAAAGAGGACTTGTGCTTGTTACCGGTGTTACGGGAAGTGGTAAATCCACTACACTTGCCGCAATGATAAATGAAATCAATGAAAAAAGATCAAAACATATTATTACTATAGAAGATCCTGTTGAGTTTGTACATAAAGATAAAAAATGTTTAATAAACCAAAGAAGCTTAGGAGAAGATACGTTAAGTTTCAGCAGAGCCCTAAGAGCAGCCTTAAGGGAAGACCCGGATATTATCTTAGTAGGTGAGATGAGGGACAGAGAAACGATAGAGATTGCCCTGCATGCGGCTGAGACAGGACATTTGGTATTCTCAACACTACATACGTTAGATGCAAAAGAGACGATTAACAGAATTATCGGGGTGTTTCCTGTTGAAGAACAAGACCGTATAAGAATGGTATTAGGTTCGGTTCTTGAAGGTGTTATATCTCAAAGACTTGTTCCGACGGTTGAAGGTAAGAGAACCGCTGCTATGGAAATTCTTATAAAAACTCCAAGAATTAAAGATTTGATCTTACAAAAAAGAGATAATGAACTCAAAGACGTTATTGAAGAAGGTAAAAAAACTTACGGTACTCAAAGTTTCGATCAGCATCTTGTTGATTTAGTTATTGAAGGACGTGTTAAAGAAGATGTTGCACTTGATTATGCAACAAGCAGGGATGACTTTATCCTTAAACTTAAAAAAGCAAAACTTGAAAGCGGTATTGAAGTTGTTGAAGAATCTAAAATCGGTCTTAAAGATAGTTGA
- the fliF gene encoding flagellar basal-body MS-ring/collar protein FliF, which yields MNFEELFKQIIAFTKNLNKRQKIVIISAIVALVAIISFLVVFNTTSSKTKTGYAILFDNLSSKDAALIVQYLDKKQIPYVIPEDGVIEVPKDVVQKIRLDVAAQGLPKSSKVGFELFDKNSFGITDFEQKVKYLRALEGELGRTIESLDAVESATVNIAIPKDSVFVEKQTPPTASVVIKLKPNMVLTPKQIQGIKYLVAAAVPKMKPENVKIIDQYGNLLGENDELTQNNELLKAEIIYKKRMEKALEDKIVSILAPVIGGKNKVVAKVNLDIDFSQVKSKSTIYSPDNVVRSEQTLEESRTGYKPKEVGGVPGAVSNVGPVQGTKSNEVKDKYTKSQTTTNYEISTTVKDVKEPLAKIKRITAAVVVDGHYKEDKDGKKEFVPLTKLELTNIENLVKNTIGYDPKRGDSVSVSSFQFTGNSANNEPTSAVGKVMQSVQMYLGPISGILKYLFLAIVLFVFYKKVITPFTQKMLEVKIEEEPEYVKPDIEINEEEVESTYDKIKELKEKVEQQLGISSDVNEEELKYEVLLDRIVKMAEEKTEEVAKVLENLIKEETHEV from the coding sequence TTGAATTTTGAAGAACTGTTTAAACAAATAATCGCATTTACCAAAAATCTTAATAAAAGACAAAAGATAGTAATTATTTCGGCTATCGTCGCTTTGGTGGCGATTATTTCGTTTTTGGTTGTTTTTAACACCACTTCTTCGAAAACAAAAACAGGATATGCAATACTATTCGATAATCTTTCTTCAAAAGACGCTGCATTAATTGTACAATATCTTGATAAAAAACAGATTCCTTACGTTATTCCTGAAGACGGGGTTATTGAAGTTCCAAAAGACGTAGTTCAAAAAATAAGACTTGATGTGGCCGCACAGGGGCTACCAAAAAGCTCAAAAGTAGGGTTTGAACTATTTGACAAAAACAGTTTCGGTATTACGGATTTTGAACAAAAAGTAAAATATCTAAGAGCTCTCGAAGGAGAACTCGGAAGAACAATCGAATCACTTGATGCGGTTGAGAGCGCAACTGTAAATATTGCAATACCTAAAGACAGTGTGTTTGTGGAAAAACAGACTCCTCCTACCGCTTCAGTGGTTATCAAACTTAAACCTAATATGGTTTTAACTCCTAAACAGATACAGGGTATTAAATACCTTGTAGCGGCGGCTGTTCCTAAAATGAAGCCGGAAAACGTAAAAATTATAGACCAGTACGGCAACCTTCTTGGTGAAAATGATGAACTGACTCAAAATAATGAACTTTTAAAAGCAGAAATAATATATAAAAAAAGAATGGAAAAGGCTCTTGAAGATAAAATCGTATCAATTCTTGCTCCTGTAATAGGAGGTAAAAATAAAGTTGTGGCAAAAGTAAACCTTGATATTGATTTTTCTCAAGTTAAATCAAAATCAACCATTTATTCTCCTGATAACGTCGTAAGAAGCGAACAGACTTTGGAAGAGAGTAGAACGGGATATAAACCGAAAGAAGTCGGCGGAGTTCCCGGTGCCGTAAGTAACGTGGGACCTGTACAGGGTACAAAATCAAATGAAGTTAAAGACAAATATACCAAATCTCAAACAACTACTAATTATGAAATTTCCACAACAGTAAAAGATGTGAAAGAACCTCTTGCAAAAATAAAAAGAATAACCGCAGCAGTTGTGGTAGACGGTCATTATAAAGAGGATAAAGACGGCAAAAAAGAGTTTGTTCCTTTAACTAAACTCGAACTTACCAATATCGAAAATCTTGTAAAAAACACAATAGGATACGATCCGAAAAGAGGAGATAGTGTAAGTGTTAGCAGTTTTCAATTTACCGGAAACAGCGCAAATAATGAGCCGACTTCGGCAGTAGGAAAAGTTATGCAAAGTGTTCAAATGTATTTAGGACCGATAAGCGGAATATTGAAATATTTATTCCTGGCAATTGTTCTTTTTGTTTTTTATAAAAAGGTTATTACACCGTTTACACAGAAAATGCTTGAAGTTAAAATTGAAGAAGAACCTGAATATGTTAAGCCTGATATTGAAATTAATGAAGAAGAAGTTGAGTCCACTTATGATAAAATAAAAGAATTAAAAGAAAAAGTTGAGCAGCAATTGGGTATTTCAAGTGACGTAAATGAAGAAGAGCTGAAATACGAAGTTCTGCTTGACAGAATTGTTAAAATGGCTGAAGAAAAAACTGAAGAAGTTGCTAAAGTTCTTGAGAACTTAATTAAAGAAGAAACGCATGAAGTATAA
- the hisC gene encoding histidinol-phosphate transaminase has product MFEKLKDLKTYEAGKPIELVVREFGIKPEEIIKLASNENPYGPPPKAIEKVKNIANQMHRYPDDSFFELKDALSVKFDIKNSNVIIGAGSDQILEFAVHAIAPKKVLMAGITFAMYEIYSKQVGAEILKTKSITHNLNEFYEIYKQQKPEIIFLCVPNNPLGECVDSKEVFEFIEKIDQNTLIVVDGAYQEFASYKDKNKEIKPKDILKYPNVLYTGTFSKAYGLGGMRIGYGIANEFIIQNLHKLRPPFNITTLSLAAAIEALKDEEFVKMGIVKNFEEMEKYKNFAKENGLDYIDSYTNFIVLYIKNSTKIAENLLKKGIIVRNMASYGFEALRITIGKPEENDKLLNTLKGMIS; this is encoded by the coding sequence ATGTTTGAAAAATTAAAAGATTTAAAAACTTATGAAGCCGGAAAGCCGATAGAGCTTGTGGTAAGGGAATTCGGAATAAAGCCTGAAGAAATTATAAAGCTTGCAAGTAACGAAAATCCGTACGGTCCGCCTCCAAAAGCTATTGAAAAAGTAAAAAATATAGCCAATCAGATGCACAGATATCCTGATGATTCTTTTTTTGAACTAAAAGACGCGTTAAGTGTCAAGTTTGATATTAAAAATTCAAACGTTATAATCGGAGCGGGCAGCGATCAGATACTTGAATTTGCCGTCCACGCAATAGCACCTAAAAAAGTTTTAATGGCGGGAATTACGTTTGCAATGTATGAAATTTATTCAAAACAGGTGGGTGCGGAGATTTTAAAAACAAAAAGTATTACCCATAATTTGAATGAATTTTATGAAATATATAAACAGCAAAAGCCTGAAATCATCTTTTTATGCGTACCAAACAATCCTTTAGGAGAGTGCGTAGACTCTAAAGAAGTATTTGAGTTTATAGAAAAAATCGATCAAAACACACTCATTGTTGTAGACGGTGCTTATCAAGAGTTTGCAAGTTATAAAGATAAAAATAAAGAGATTAAACCGAAAGATATTTTAAAGTATCCTAATGTTCTATATACCGGAACGTTTTCAAAAGCGTACGGACTTGGTGGTATGAGAATAGGATACGGAATTGCGAATGAATTTATTATCCAAAATCTTCATAAATTAAGACCTCCTTTTAACATTACCACCCTTTCATTAGCTGCGGCAATTGAAGCACTTAAAGATGAAGAATTCGTAAAAATGGGTATTGTTAAAAACTTTGAAGAAATGGAGAAATACAAAAACTTTGCAAAAGAAAACGGTTTGGATTATATTGACAGTTACACCAATTTTATTGTGTTATATATAAAAAATTCAACGAAAATTGCTGAAAATTTATTAAAAAAAGGTATAATTGTAAGAAATATGGCCAGTTACGGTTTTGAAGCGCTTAGAATCACTATAGGAAAACCTGAAGAAAATGATAAATTATTAAATACACTAAAAGGTATGATTAGTTGA
- the serB gene encoding phosphoserine phosphatase SerB encodes MKLAVFDFDSTLMDGETIDFLAEPLGLKEKVASITEMAMRGELDFFESLIMRVKLLEGLEEKKVNEICHNLPLMPGAKDIVKELKKRNITVICFSGGFRNATSYVKDLIGLDADFSNVLHSKDGVLTGLVGGEMMFSHSKGDMLQRIQSILGVTENDTMVVGDGANDLSMFKHAKTKVAFCAKEVLKKEANIVIEEKDLTKILEFI; translated from the coding sequence ATGAAACTTGCGGTTTTTGATTTTGATTCTACTTTGATGGACGGAGAAACCATTGATTTTTTAGCAGAGCCTTTAGGACTTAAAGAAAAAGTTGCTTCCATTACGGAAATGGCAATGAGGGGTGAACTTGATTTTTTCGAAAGTCTTATTATGAGGGTAAAACTTCTTGAAGGACTTGAAGAAAAAAAAGTAAATGAAATATGTCATAATCTTCCTTTGATGCCGGGGGCAAAAGATATTGTAAAAGAACTGAAAAAAAGAAACATAACGGTAATCTGCTTTAGCGGTGGATTTAGAAACGCTACTTCATATGTAAAAGATCTCATAGGTCTTGATGCTGATTTCAGCAATGTATTACATTCTAAAGACGGTGTTTTAACGGGGCTTGTAGGCGGTGAAATGATGTTTAGTCATTCTAAAGGAGATATGCTTCAGAGAATTCAGAGTATTTTGGGTGTTACTGAAAACGATACGATGGTAGTAGGTGACGGGGCTAATGATTTGAGCATGTTTAAACATGCGAAAACCAAAGTGGCCTTTTGTGCTAAAGAGGTTTTGAAAAAAGAAGCCAATATTGTGATAGAGGAAAAAGATTTAACAAAAATTTTAGAGTTTATTTAA
- a CDS encoding 50S ribosomal protein L25/general stress protein Ctc, producing the protein MLEGIIRESTSKAETKKLRRDGYLIANIYGKGQENINAAFKTGDFIKYLRNKEHLVFPVKVGDKEVKVVVQEYQKHPVTGELLHVDLLMAQDGVKSYYHVPIKVKGTPIGLKNKGVLIYHRRRIKVKAAPENLPDFFELDVTNLDVGDNILIRDIEMPEGVECFLNPSIPVVGVIKAK; encoded by the coding sequence ATGCTTGAAGGAATTATCAGAGAGAGTACCTCAAAAGCTGAAACTAAAAAGCTTAGAAGGGATGGTTATCTGATTGCTAACATTTATGGAAAAGGTCAGGAAAACATAAATGCAGCATTCAAAACAGGTGACTTTATTAAATACTTAAGAAACAAAGAACATTTGGTATTCCCGGTAAAAGTTGGAGACAAAGAAGTAAAAGTTGTTGTTCAAGAATATCAAAAACATCCTGTAACAGGAGAACTTTTACATGTTGATTTACTAATGGCTCAAGATGGTGTTAAGTCATACTATCATGTTCCTATTAAAGTAAAAGGGACTCCAATCGGTCTTAAAAACAAAGGTGTATTAATTTACCACAGAAGAAGAATTAAAGTAAAAGCTGCACCTGAGAATTTACCAGATTTCTTTGAACTTGATGTAACTAACCTTGATGTTGGTGACAATATTCTAATCAGAGATATCGAAATGCCTGAAGGAGTTGAGTGTTTCTTAAACCCTTCAATTCCGGTTGTAGGTGTAATTAAGGCTAAATAA
- the lysA gene encoding diaminopimelate decarboxylase, with product MNFKKLADKYGTPLYVYDFHHFENQFNELKNAFKGRKSIISYAVKANSNLSVIKKFATLGSGADCVSIGEVKRALMAGVDRYKVIFSGVGKRDDEIEEALKLDILMINVESEAELNRVADIAEKLGVVARISIRVNPNIDPKTHPYISTGLHENKFGVDIDTAKKMYLFAKNNSSLNPVGIHFHIGSQLTELEPIKEASQIVADLVRSLKAINIDIKFFDVGGGLGIKYKDEETIKPYDYAQAILSTLSGLDVTIVCEPGRFLVGNGGWFLTSVLYEKVNGDKRFVIVDGAMNDLIRPSLYNAYHKIEVITDKNGEISKANLVGPICESGDFFAKDIELPSTNHGDLVVIHSAGAYGFTMSSNYNTRPRAAEIAVENGEDRIIRRRETFEDLIACEVDYL from the coding sequence ATGAATTTTAAAAAGTTAGCGGACAAATACGGGACTCCGTTGTATGTTTACGATTTTCATCATTTTGAAAATCAGTTTAACGAACTTAAAAATGCTTTTAAAGGCAGAAAAAGTATCATTTCATATGCTGTAAAAGCAAATTCAAATTTAAGCGTTATAAAAAAGTTTGCAACTCTCGGGAGCGGTGCTGACTGCGTAAGTATCGGTGAAGTAAAAAGAGCATTAATGGCCGGAGTTGATAGATATAAAGTGATTTTCAGCGGTGTCGGTAAGAGAGATGATGAAATTGAAGAAGCGTTAAAACTTGATATATTGATGATAAACGTTGAAAGTGAAGCGGAATTAAACAGAGTTGCTGATATTGCTGAAAAATTAGGTGTTGTAGCAAGAATTTCAATCAGGGTGAATCCTAATATTGATCCTAAAACACATCCTTACATTTCTACGGGACTTCATGAAAATAAATTCGGTGTAGATATAGATACAGCTAAAAAAATGTATCTTTTTGCAAAAAACAACTCTTCTTTAAATCCTGTGGGAATTCATTTTCATATAGGAAGCCAGCTGACGGAGCTTGAGCCGATAAAAGAAGCCAGTCAGATTGTGGCGGATTTGGTTAGAAGCTTAAAAGCAATAAATATCGATATCAAATTTTTCGATGTGGGAGGAGGACTTGGTATTAAATATAAAGATGAAGAAACTATAAAACCATATGATTATGCTCAGGCTATTCTTTCTACACTTAGTGGACTTGATGTGACTATAGTATGTGAGCCGGGAAGATTTTTAGTAGGAAACGGCGGATGGTTTTTAACAAGTGTGCTTTATGAAAAAGTAAACGGTGATAAAAGATTCGTAATAGTCGACGGGGCTATGAACGATCTTATCAGACCGAGTCTTTATAACGCTTATCATAAAATCGAAGTTATAACAGATAAAAACGGGGAAATAAGTAAAGCTAATCTGGTAGGCCCTATTTGTGAAAGCGGAGATTTCTTTGCAAAAGATATAGAACTTCCGAGTACAAATCACGGAGATTTGGTTGTAATACACAGTGCCGGAGCATACGGGTTTACAATGAGCAGTAACTATAATACAAGGCCGAGAGCCGCGGAAATAGCCGTAGAAAACGGTGAGGACAGGATCATAAGAAGAAGGGAAACGTTTGAGGATTTAATTGCCTGTGAAGTAGATTATTTATAA
- a CDS encoding LptF/LptG family permease, whose amino-acid sequence MYFNYIIKKYAKNFLLILFSLAFFFVIIDFIANFSKLPDSSNLQVLYLYYIVLYSFDMFYPLAIVFSFLFTMYYMIKFNELVSFYSLGFSVKKILKPFLTFSFLIFFIFIALDSGKMAYVREYADSILNKRQYSNTNLFIKFNDKIIYIKKIKPILKEAIDIRVFVLKDGKVKKIISAKKAVFVNDIWQAKNAEITFINDKKITKIRNDIFFLKNFKPKIVSNLKKLNSISLYDAIIAIKIFKDVNVNTLLSMVFYKIFTALSLIGLIIVFIFQVPIHQRISNVSLFLVKSVFLTILIWGIQLMIYKFSKQGVISPYVLMVPCFIIYSYGVYLLIKEEKE is encoded by the coding sequence GTGTATTTTAACTACATAATCAAAAAATACGCGAAAAATTTTTTACTAATACTATTTTCACTTGCTTTTTTTTTCGTAATTATCGATTTTATAGCCAATTTTTCCAAATTGCCTGATTCTTCAAACTTACAGGTTTTATATTTATATTATATAGTTTTATACAGTTTTGATATGTTTTATCCGTTGGCGATAGTTTTTTCGTTTTTGTTTACAATGTATTATATGATTAAATTCAATGAACTCGTGAGTTTTTACTCTTTGGGGTTTTCCGTAAAAAAAATATTGAAACCTTTTTTAACATTTTCATTTTTAATATTTTTTATTTTTATTGCTTTAGACAGCGGTAAAATGGCATATGTTAGAGAGTATGCCGATTCAATTTTAAACAAAAGACAATATAGCAACACTAATTTATTTATAAAATTCAACGATAAAATTATTTATATAAAAAAAATAAAACCTATCTTAAAAGAAGCGATAGACATAAGGGTGTTTGTTTTAAAAGACGGTAAAGTAAAAAAAATTATATCAGCTAAAAAAGCTGTTTTCGTAAATGACATATGGCAAGCTAAAAACGCTGAAATCACGTTTATTAACGATAAAAAAATCACTAAAATCAGAAATGATATATTTTTTTTAAAAAACTTTAAACCTAAAATAGTGTCTAATTTAAAAAAATTAAATTCAATCTCATTATACGACGCTATCATAGCTATTAAAATATTTAAAGATGTAAATGTAAATACGCTTTTATCCATGGTTTTTTATAAAATTTTTACCGCACTTAGTTTGATCGGATTAATTATCGTATTTATATTTCAAGTGCCTATTCATCAAAGAATTTCTAATGTTTCACTCTTTTTGGTAAAATCCGTTTTTTTAACTATTTTAATTTGGGGAATACAGTTGATGATATATAAGTTTTCCAAACAGGGTGTTATATCACCTTATGTATTAATGGTACCGTGTTTTATAATCTACAGTTACGGTGTTTATTTGTTAATAAAAGAAGAAAAAGAATAA